The stretch of DNA AATCGACGTGGCCAATTAATTCATGGGTTTTCATGTTGCCAGGATATGTGTTCGCATGTACACTTTCAAGCCGTAGGTTGGGGAATTCAAAACGGCAACCACTTACCGCAACACGCGGCCAAGCCCCGTTCGACAAACGGCCGTATTTCCCCAACCCGTACTGCGGTCATCCGAAGTGGTGGTCGTAAAATCGAGAACGGAGTCATGCATCACAGAGAAAGCACTCACAAGGCGTTTGCAAGGACCCCGGCGTTATTTTGCAGCGCTCGGTCTGTATTCAAACGTCGGGACAAATCATGGAAATCGCTCGATCACACTCTCGATTTGCGGAACAAATGCGACTGCATGTTTCGTCTCAAGTTTGGTTTTTTGCCCGGCGCGAGCCATTTGCCATCGATTAGTCTTCAAATTGCGTATAATGTGTGAATGGTGACTCTAATTACCAAGTTCAAAAGGCAACAAGTCATGGCCGATGACGAATCAATTGCTTTACTCGCACGCTGGGAGCAAGGTGATGAAAAAGCGGCCGATGAAATCTTCGAGCGTTATTTGTTGCGATTGACAGCCCTGGCGCGGTCACGGTTGTCCAACGAGATTCAAACCGTTGTCGATCCAGAAGACGTAGTACAATCTGCTTATCGCACTTTCTTTTGCAATGCGGGCCAAAGAAGCTATACGCTCAGTCGAGGCGGCGATTTATGGCGGTTGCTAGCGGCCATTACGGTCCACAAAGTGCTCCGTCAGGTGGAGTTTCACCAGGCACAAAAACGGTCGATTGGAGCCGTGCGAAGCATTGGGGGATCCAGCTGGAGTATTCGCCCCGAAATCATTGCCCGAGATCCTTCGCCGGAAGAAGCGCTGGCCATCGCGGAAGAGCTTGAGGACCTGATGCGGCAGTTGAGGCCTAAGTATCAAGTTATTCTTGAGTTGCGGCTGAAAGGGGAATCGGTGGAAGACATTGCCGCCGCGACAGGTCGCACAACACGCACGGTCCAGCGCGTGATGCAGGGTATCCGAAAGGACCTCGAAATGCGGCTATTTGAGGATTCATCACTTGGCGCTCGTCAGGAAGTGACTAAGGCGTAGCCAAGCGATACCGCCATCAAGCCATTCATTCCTGCAACGTGCAGGTTTGTGAGCCGCGTCTTGCCATTCACGCCGAATGAGCGCCCCCTGCCCCAAAGCGAAACGCGATATTTGTGGACTTTCTTCAATTTTTTCAGAATTCCCACCTTCCGCATGTCGTTTTCCCAGCGTTTTCCTGATTACCCCTTAGGGAAAGGGAAGTCCAGTCGACAAGTAGCGCTGGTTGATCCCGACCTGACCGCTTGTTGGAGGAGAGTCAGGTCGTCGAATTCTGGGCAGAGACTCGTATCGCGTTGAATGCATCGCCATGGTTGCTCGTCGGAAACGATCAAGCAGCCGTGGATTAGGTATATGCGCAGCTTTATTGTCATGCTGGTGTTCTGGGTGCAGTTTGCGATCGATTGCGGGCACGATATCGCGAATTGCAATATCACGCGGATGTCAATGCATCCGGTCAATTGCGATCGGTGTGAAAACGTTTTGAAATCAATTTCAGTTGCTATGCAACTCCCAGCCCTGGATTAGTTGGGGGCAGTGGCGTGTAGAGCGACATTTTTATTGAATTCTCAACGCGACTGCCGTACTGTGAAATCCAAGCACGATTTTGCGCGAGACGTTTGCCGAAGGATTCCTCATGCACGACCACTCGGCTGTTTTTGAACAGCAACTCGAAGATTTTGAAGAGGCTTGGGAAGCTGGAACGCCTCCAATGATCGACCAAGCCCTGCAGGCGGTGCCGGATGAGGAACGTTGGGACCTGCTTGTCGAGTTGGTAAAGATCGACCTAGAGCGCCGTTGG from Symmachiella dynata encodes:
- a CDS encoding RNA polymerase sigma factor, whose translation is MADDESIALLARWEQGDEKAADEIFERYLLRLTALARSRLSNEIQTVVDPEDVVQSAYRTFFCNAGQRSYTLSRGGDLWRLLAAITVHKVLRQVEFHQAQKRSIGAVRSIGGSSWSIRPEIIARDPSPEEALAIAEELEDLMRQLRPKYQVILELRLKGESVEDIAAATGRTTRTVQRVMQGIRKDLEMRLFEDSSLGARQEVTKA